Proteins encoded together in one Rubripirellula reticaptiva window:
- a CDS encoding glycosyltransferase, whose amino-acid sequence MDTRTVLRIVIHALVFESALTGHRAYYVRLLCDELLRLGIEVTVAVPDVGEQMSEFEVHLGGIRNHVQWIFYATREGIHREADSFLSVINDSSWDHVFCTCSDILARQLGQPFAKIRRDPQRAIEGLLMRINAAYLAPSVGGRTKDLLAERLIARCPFDRFHFLDPLSWRRFFDNSGRAPDAKLMPEAIEPLAVAGRIDACQILGVPADTRYITCPGTVQERKGIRELVAAFRMANIPDTRLLLIGKQTATMSQYFKEYCGDLLQSEKLVLSDRYVSSAEFDCLFAIADLVCVPYPKHLGSASILIRASRAGCNIVASDWGWIGWASKQFDLARTCDVNDVETFADSLISSLQSGDDSIATSSIRKSFNQFHTRDNYLAHWTAFLGERHGLNTLPTIKFPASDSQV is encoded by the coding sequence ATGGATACACGAACGGTTCTTAGGATCGTGATTCACGCGCTTGTATTCGAATCGGCACTTACAGGCCATCGCGCGTACTACGTTCGATTGCTGTGTGACGAGTTGCTGCGACTTGGAATTGAAGTTACGGTTGCTGTACCCGACGTGGGGGAACAAATGTCAGAGTTCGAAGTTCACCTGGGTGGAATTCGCAACCATGTTCAATGGATATTCTATGCAACGCGGGAAGGGATTCACCGAGAAGCCGACTCTTTCTTAAGCGTCATCAACGACAGCAGTTGGGATCATGTTTTTTGTACCTGCAGTGATATCCTAGCCCGTCAACTCGGCCAACCCTTCGCGAAGATTCGCCGCGATCCTCAGCGTGCTATTGAAGGACTATTAATGCGAATCAACGCGGCCTACCTGGCACCGAGCGTTGGCGGACGAACCAAAGACTTGCTAGCAGAGCGTTTGATCGCAAGGTGCCCGTTTGATCGATTCCATTTTCTAGACCCGCTCTCATGGCGTCGATTTTTCGATAATTCGGGCCGTGCGCCCGACGCCAAACTGATGCCTGAAGCAATCGAACCGCTTGCAGTCGCCGGGCGAATTGACGCATGCCAGATTCTTGGCGTCCCGGCGGACACTCGATACATCACTTGTCCTGGTACCGTCCAGGAACGCAAGGGAATCCGGGAATTAGTCGCAGCATTTCGAATGGCCAACATTCCAGATACACGACTTCTGCTTATCGGCAAGCAAACGGCAACCATGTCGCAGTATTTCAAAGAATATTGTGGCGACCTCCTACAATCCGAAAAACTGGTTCTCTCGGACCGCTACGTTAGTTCAGCCGAGTTTGATTGTCTTTTTGCAATCGCGGACCTTGTATGTGTTCCTTATCCCAAACACCTTGGTTCGGCAAGCATTTTAATTCGAGCATCCCGTGCCGGATGCAACATCGTTGCGTCGGATTGGGGCTGGATTGGCTGGGCGAGCAAACAGTTTGATCTTGCTCGCACATGCGACGTTAACGACGTCGAAACCTTTGCTGATTCATTAATATCGAGCCTTCAATCGGGTGATGACTCCATCGCTACGAGTTCAATTCGCAAAAGCTTCAATCAATTCCACACACGAGACAACTACCTAGCACACTGGACTGCATTTCTGGGTGAACGACATGGTCTCAACACGCTACCAACGATCAAATTCCCTGCGTCCGACTCGCAAGTCTGA
- a CDS encoding glycosyltransferase family 4 protein: MSDPFFDGTLLIRQRSLPSYRVPLFERIGKMCRRLVVVTSKLPTEDSMIETDQLVNGDWIRLQGRSLGKGVTLVYWQSGLKKTLKSVSADAIITEANPRFVDTGLLKRWSRDNECPILGWGLGTTNFFGHGYANLRNWRRARTLRQFDALIAYGSVAKQQYCDGFGISPDCVFVAHNATSDTPSLGADALRERCESMAATPFTVLTIGRLIANKNLELLIDAAHQLKERGLLIQVVMVGDGSHREALQAHAKRLDVAAFFPGHLEGSQLETVARQAHLFVLPGLGGLAIQQAMAFGLPVIVSQADGTETDLVRPTNGWQVPPNDASMIANAIESAAADRPGTTQKAVESLRIASEEINLSTMATKMIEAVNQTSRIKLTRVNR, translated from the coding sequence ATGAGCGATCCATTTTTTGATGGCACGTTGCTTATACGACAGCGAAGCTTGCCGTCCTATCGAGTCCCTCTCTTTGAACGCATTGGAAAAATGTGTCGGCGCTTGGTGGTCGTCACATCAAAACTTCCCACTGAAGATTCGATGATTGAAACCGATCAACTTGTCAACGGCGATTGGATTCGCTTGCAAGGCAGATCGCTCGGCAAAGGTGTGACTCTGGTCTATTGGCAGTCAGGATTAAAGAAGACGCTCAAGAGCGTATCAGCCGATGCGATCATTACCGAAGCGAATCCTCGATTCGTGGACACAGGACTTTTAAAACGCTGGAGTCGTGATAACGAATGCCCGATTCTAGGTTGGGGATTGGGCACTACGAACTTCTTCGGGCATGGCTACGCCAACCTTCGCAATTGGCGTCGCGCGAGGACACTGCGGCAATTCGATGCTTTGATTGCTTATGGATCCGTTGCGAAACAACAATACTGCGATGGATTTGGGATATCCCCCGACTGCGTATTTGTGGCACACAACGCGACTTCCGACACGCCTTCATTGGGTGCAGACGCACTTAGAGAACGATGCGAGTCAATGGCGGCGACTCCATTCACAGTGCTCACAATTGGGCGTTTGATCGCGAACAAGAACTTAGAGTTACTGATTGACGCAGCGCACCAATTGAAAGAGCGTGGTCTGCTGATTCAAGTCGTAATGGTTGGCGATGGCTCGCACCGCGAAGCACTCCAGGCTCATGCGAAGCGGCTAGATGTTGCGGCTTTCTTCCCAGGCCATCTCGAAGGCAGCCAGCTTGAAACGGTTGCCCGTCAAGCACATCTGTTCGTCCTGCCTGGACTTGGTGGACTGGCGATTCAACAGGCAATGGCTTTTGGATTGCCGGTCATTGTTTCGCAAGCGGACGGAACAGAAACCGATCTGGTCCGTCCAACCAACGGGTGGCAAGTACCACCCAATGATGCGTCCATGATCGCGAATGCGATTGAATCAGCTGCAGCAGACCGTCCCGGAACAACACAGAAGGCAGTAGAATCTCTGCGAATCGCTAGCGAAGAAATCAACCTATCCACGATGGCGACTAAAATGATTGAGGCAGTCAATCAAACAAGCCGCATCAAGCTCACAAGAGTGAACCGTTAG
- a CDS encoding O-antigen ligase family protein — translation MLQLITYITIAIAIFLAYKSKERMGYALGLMWSMYAWEQLVQQGNAFLLQRGSLINIGLTLLAILAILFAYPRGELRHFRFQPPHLCVIGLLSLAVASSLWTISPKDTEEQLRLMAPYLFAFVLVCPFLAQNPRAIKDAINVTIYFGGLVLLGLLFSKIGSRGVILTRVGGVNVEGNPLATASYAGIVAICTGFSVYNDRTNKALLLLKLAIVALALWTVVRSGSRGQMVALVVSTLLMLPLTARLAVRRSTIMPLLTIAIFCGAAIWAIDHYDLSARWRWVSINGAREGRFQMVIRLLEVWASGGPFTWIGGLGSSSSFRIVGFYPHCVPPEVLAELGLVGFALLVMFVVGVTNRGLAFLKSTSIDPSTRLLIGTLFTMFFFDALLSLKQGSFLGSPFFLCHGISIALACSTAHLYKHDDVVNLPKRMGGTRRARLANTATSGDAAR, via the coding sequence TTGTTACAACTGATCACCTACATTACGATCGCAATCGCTATTTTCCTGGCCTACAAGTCCAAGGAAAGAATGGGTTATGCGTTAGGATTGATGTGGTCCATGTACGCGTGGGAGCAGTTGGTCCAGCAAGGGAACGCCTTCCTCTTGCAACGTGGCTCATTAATCAACATTGGGTTAACTCTGCTCGCGATACTCGCAATCCTTTTTGCCTACCCGCGCGGCGAGCTTCGCCATTTTCGGTTTCAGCCACCTCACCTGTGTGTGATTGGACTGCTATCTCTGGCTGTAGCGTCATCACTCTGGACAATCAGTCCAAAAGACACCGAAGAACAGCTAAGGCTGATGGCGCCGTACCTATTTGCTTTCGTCCTTGTCTGTCCCTTCCTGGCCCAGAATCCCCGGGCCATCAAGGATGCCATCAACGTCACAATCTATTTTGGTGGACTCGTCCTGCTCGGGCTGCTGTTTAGCAAGATTGGGTCGCGGGGAGTGATTTTGACGAGAGTGGGCGGTGTCAACGTTGAAGGTAATCCTCTTGCGACCGCATCGTACGCCGGAATCGTTGCAATTTGCACAGGATTTTCTGTCTACAACGATCGCACGAACAAAGCCTTACTGCTGCTGAAGTTGGCCATCGTTGCTTTGGCTCTGTGGACGGTGGTTAGAAGTGGTTCGCGTGGCCAAATGGTCGCCCTTGTGGTTTCGACGCTCTTGATGCTGCCACTGACCGCAAGACTTGCAGTCCGGCGTTCAACCATTATGCCACTGTTGACGATCGCGATTTTTTGTGGAGCTGCGATCTGGGCGATTGACCACTACGACCTGTCCGCGCGTTGGCGCTGGGTTAGCATCAACGGTGCGCGTGAAGGACGATTTCAAATGGTCATTCGGTTACTCGAAGTCTGGGCGTCGGGCGGGCCTTTCACCTGGATAGGCGGACTTGGGTCAAGTAGTTCTTTCAGAATCGTTGGCTTCTATCCGCACTGCGTGCCGCCCGAAGTCTTGGCAGAATTAGGACTCGTTGGATTTGCGCTGCTTGTGATGTTTGTCGTAGGCGTCACCAATCGCGGACTGGCATTCTTGAAATCAACGTCTATCGACCCGTCGACACGACTGTTGATCGGAACGCTCTTCACGATGTTTTTCTTTGATGCATTGTTGTCGCTCAAACAGGGTAGTTTCTTGGGATCGCCCTTCTTCTTGTGTCACGGAATATCGATTGCGCTCGCTTGTAGCACTGCACATCTCTACAAGCACGATGATGTGGTGAACCTTCCGAAACGGATGGGTGGTACGAGACGCGCGCGGCTAGCGAACACTGCGACGAGTGGAGATGCAGCACGATGA
- a CDS encoding FkbM family methyltransferase encodes MIKSLLRVARREFTFRMGGFRPSIEKVGEAKYLGSVYGGWPVIPSLINADSIIYSFGVGQDISFDLAMIELFHCKVQAFDPTPICKEWISQQSLPPKFFFHPIGVAGQDGTITMYLPIVEGSVSCSEQQTSRIQSSVQVPVQRVETIMREQNDAHIDVLKMDIEGSEIGVIDDLIKTLIRPGQLLVEFHHRINRSGIATTKRSVGLLQSVGYQLFHVSELGDEFSFVHRSRLR; translated from the coding sequence ATGATTAAGTCACTGTTGCGAGTTGCGCGTCGTGAATTCACATTTCGAATGGGTGGATTTCGCCCGTCGATTGAAAAGGTTGGCGAGGCAAAATACCTGGGTTCCGTTTATGGCGGTTGGCCGGTAATCCCATCACTCATCAATGCTGACTCGATTATTTATTCCTTTGGGGTTGGACAAGACATTTCGTTCGACCTAGCAATGATCGAATTGTTTCATTGCAAAGTGCAGGCTTTCGATCCGACACCGATTTGCAAAGAATGGATTTCACAACAATCGCTCCCGCCAAAATTCTTCTTTCATCCCATTGGGGTTGCCGGACAAGACGGTACCATCACGATGTATTTGCCTATAGTCGAAGGCAGTGTTTCGTGTTCAGAACAGCAGACTTCGAGAATCCAAAGCAGTGTGCAAGTTCCCGTGCAGAGAGTAGAAACAATCATGCGGGAACAAAACGATGCCCACATCGATGTCTTGAAGATGGACATCGAAGGCAGTGAAATTGGGGTAATCGACGACCTCATCAAGACTCTGATCAGACCGGGGCAATTGTTGGTAGAATTTCACCATCGAATCAATCGATCGGGGATCGCGACCACGAAACGATCCGTTGGACTTCTGCAGTCGGTGGGCTATCAGCTATTTCACGTCAGTGAACTGGGCGACGAATTCTCCTTTGTCCACAGGAGTCGCCTGCGATGA